Proteins encoded in a region of the Tubulanus polymorphus chromosome 10, tnTubPoly1.2, whole genome shotgun sequence genome:
- the LOC141911579 gene encoding serine/threonine-protein kinase 16-like has product MSRPLRQSSLGCTLYSLAFLESPFEQVYQRGDSLALAAIGGNIKYPNSHIYSEELINLIRCMLVVDLEQRPFIDTVIQHVDNLLIAMENRI; this is encoded by the exons ATGTCGCGACCTCTGCGGCAGAGT tcatTGGGTTGTACGCTTTACAGTTTAGCATTTCTAGAATCACCGTTCGAGCAAGTTTATCAAAGAGGTGACAGCCTGGCGCTGGCTGCGATCGGAGGAAATATTAAGTACCCTAACTCTCACAT CTATTCGGAGGAATTGATTAATTTAATCAGATGTATGTTGGTCGTCGATCTGGAGCAACGACCGTTCATTGACACAGTTATACAACACGTCGATAACCTGTTAATCGCGATGGAGAATCGAATTTAA
- the LOC141912067 gene encoding serine/threonine-protein kinase 16-like, with translation MNSFSVSLLLRMGCVCAKESITVGNRKFYVRSRLGEGGFSFVDLVEDKHSHKLYALKRVACHSKEDERVSMQEVEIMRTFDHPNLCACEVSSLVAVNDYAKSIISEVLIVMPFYRKGTLQDEIDLMCKKYEHIREDRILRLLRGICEGLREMHHFDPPYAHRDMKPANVLLDDTDQPVLMDFGSAAKARVEIKTSADARKLQDIAAEKCTMPFRPPELFQVQSFTKIDERVDIWSLGCTLYSLAFLESPFEQVYQRGDSLALAAIGGNIKYPNSHIYSEELINLIRCMLVVDLEQRPFIDTVIQHVDNLLIAMENRI, from the exons ATGAACTCGTTTAGTGTCAGCCTGTTGTTGAGGATGGGTTGCGTGTGCGCTAAGGAGTCGATTACGGTCGGTAACCGTAAATTCTACGTCAGATCAAGACTCGGAGAAGG AGGTTTCAGTTTTGTAGACCTCGTCGAAGACAAACACAGCCATAAATTGTACGCGTTGAAACGTGTGGCGTGTCATTCTAAAGAGGACGAACGCGTCTCGATGCAAGAGGTGGAAATCATGAGAACATTCGATCATCCGAATCTGTGCGCGTGCGAAGTATCGTCTCTCGTCGCCGTAAACGATTACGCTAAATCGATTATCAGCGAAGTCCTCATCGTCATGCCGTTTTATAGG AAAGGAACGTTACAAGATGAAATCGATCTGATGTGCAAGAAATACGAACACATTCGAGAAGATCGAATTCTACGTTTGTTACGAGGAATCTGCGAAGGTTTACGAGAGATGCATCATTTCGACCCACCTTATGCTCATCG TGATATGAAACCGGCGAATGTTCTACTAGACGACACCGATCAGCCGGTTCTGATGGATTTCGGTTCCGCTGCGAAAGCAAGAGTCGAAATCAAAACCTCCGCGGACGCACGAAAACTGCAG GATATCGCGGCCGAGAAATGTACGATGCCGTTTCGACCGCCCGAATTATTCCAAGTTCAATCATTCACGAAAATCGATGAAAGGGTCGACATCTGG tcatTGGGTTGTACGCTTTACAGTTTAGCATTTCTAGAATCGCCGTTCGAGCAAGTTTATCAAAGAGGTGATAGTCTGGCGCTGGCTGCGATCGGAGGAAATATTAAGTACCCTAACTCTCACAT CTATTCGGAGGAATTGATTAATTTAATCAGATGTATGTTGGTCGTCGATCTGGAGCAACGACCGTTCATTGACACAGTTATACAACACGTCGATAACCTGTTAATCGCGATGGAGAATCGAATTTAA
- the LOC141911578 gene encoding uncharacterized protein LOC141911578, translating into MAFINISNTLIFVAVAVLYNCDIATGKTILVADCEESWPLCSGWSLLPKSSWEQEYDKNLGRYVIFNGNSSGKIESTSTRSIRKIKCLSVTYAVNGTQAYRLSFTVDFFKFGTIERMYYRTIYKNEAFSTKMQDSWSVMESVINPSSISDHFDGTSAEYLRLTIRWLKRSADSRLLIAKIVASDDEKCEKDSEGASNLKYLGFIAFPVVFFLYCCMCRGKRAKSLQPTTTNLSATRCTTTATAASGTIQQPPPPAAVPPAPSTYQPRPLAPLEPLAPPQPQLYPPPPQYSEFAQPPPTYSEAINMPAVAKPS; encoded by the exons ATGGCTTTTATTAACATCAGTAACACTTTGATATTCGTTGCGGTTGCTGTTTTGTATAACTGCGATATTGCGACAGGAAAAACGA TTCTTGTTGCTGATTGTGAAGAGTCCTGGCCGCTTTGCAGTGGTTGGTCACTGCTTCCGAAATCGTCCTGGGAACAAGAATAC gatAAAAACTTAGGACGATACGTGATTTTTAATGGGAACTCGAGCGGAAAGATCGAATCGACCAGCACGAGATCCATccgaaaaataaaatgtttgtcTGTAACGTACGCTGTAAACGGAACGCAGGCCTACAGATTGTCGTTCACCgtcgattttttcaaatttggaaCAATTGAAAGGATGTACTATAGGACGATTTACAAAAACGAAGCCTTCTCGACGAAGATGCAGGATAGCTGGTCGGTAATGGAAAGCGTTATAAATCCCAGTAGTATTTCTGATCATTTCGACGGCACGTCTGCTGAG TATTTAAGATTGACAATAAGATGGCTGAAACGATCTGCCGATTCACGACTCCTGATCGCGAAAATTGTAGCATCAGATGATGAGAAATGTG AAAAAGATTCCGAGGGCGCGTCgaacttgaaatatttgggaTTCATTG CATTTCCTGTCGTTTTCTTCCTTTATTGCTGCATGTGCCGCGGAAAACGTGCGAAATCATTGCAGCCGACCACGACGAACCTGTCGGCGACGCGCTGTACTACGACAGCAACCGCCGCCAGCGGCACTATTCAACAACCACCACCACCGGCAGCAGTTCCACCGGCGCCTTCTACATATCAACCCCGGCCTTTGGCCCCGCTCGAACCTCTAGCTCCACCCCAGCCCCAGTTATACCCACCCCCTCCTCAATATTCCGAGTTCGCTCAACCACCACCGACTTACTCGGAGGCTATCAACATGCCTGCCGTTGCAAAACCTAGTTAG